A single region of the Ornithorhynchus anatinus isolate Pmale09 chromosome 6, mOrnAna1.pri.v4, whole genome shotgun sequence genome encodes:
- the NONO gene encoding non-POU domain-containing octamer-binding protein isoform X1: MQGGKGFNPEKQNHAPRKLHHQPPMPANGQQANSQKRLCTLFPSDEGLTVDLKNFRKPGEKTFTQRSRLFVGNLPPDITEEEMRKLFEKYGKAGEVFIHKDKGFGFIRLETRTLAEIAKVELDNMPLRGKQLRVRFACHSASLTVRNLPQFVSNELLEEAFSVFGQVERAVVIVDDRGRPSGKGIVEFSGKPAARKALDRCSEGSFLLTSFPRPVTVEPMDQLDDEEGLPEKLVIKNQQFHKEREQPPRFAQPGSFEYEYAMRWKALIEMEKQQQDQVDRNIKEAREKLEMEMETARHEHQVMLMRQDLMRRQEELRRMEELHNQEVQKRKQLELRQEEERRRRDEDIRRQQEELMRRQQEGYKGNFPDVREQEMRMSQLGMGGRTPSPRPRGPPPPPPPPGPRRARTCTGQRPPPPPPPAALLSAHPAWKRSPGAACGGPGPRRHGHEQPRSRGRRQRGRRGPQRPRPHDARRSHGDDPAAQRALRPGRGHGRHRGRWAPAPGLRAAEPRQGL, encoded by the exons CTGACCGTGGACCTGAAGAACTTCCGGAAGCCGGGGGAGAAGACCTTCACCCAGCGCAGCCGCCTCTTCGTCGGCAACCTGCCGCCGGACATCACGGAGGAGGAGATGCGCAAGCTCTTCGAGAAGTACGGCAAGGCCGGCGAGGTCTTCATCCACAAGGACAAGGGCTTCGGCTTCATCCGCCTG gagACGCGGACGCTGGCGGAGATCGCCAAGGTGGAGCTGGACAACATGCCGCTGCGCGGCAAGCAGCTGCGGGTGCGCTTCGCCTGCCACAGCGCCTCGCTCACCGTGCGGAACCTGCCCCAGTTCGTGTCCAACGAGCTGCTGGAGGAGGCCTTCTCCGTCTTCGGCCAGGTGGAGCGCGCCGTGGTCATCGTCGACGACCGCGGCCGGCCCTCGGGGAAGGGCATCGTCGAGTTCTCCGGCAAGCCCGCCGCCCGCAAGGCCCTCGACCGCTGCAGCGAGGGCTCCTTCCTGCTCACCTC gTTCCCCCGGCCGGTGACGGTGGAGCCGATGGACCAGCTGGACGATGAGGAGGGGCTGCCCGAGAAGCTGGTCATAAAGAACCAACAGTTTCACAA GGAGCGAGAGCAGCCGCCCCGCTTCGCCCAGCCCGGCTCGTTCGAGTACGAGTACGCCATGCGCTGGAAGGCGCTGAtcgagatggagaagcagcagcaggaccaGGTGGACCGGAACATCAAGGAGGCCCGCGagaagctggagatggagatggagacggCCCGCCACGAGCACCAGGTCATGCTCATGCGGCAGG ACCTGATGAGGCGCCAGGAGGAGCTGAGACGGATGGAGGAGCTGCACAACCAGGAGGTGCAGAAGCGCAAACAGCTGGAGCTCAG gcaggaggaggagcgccGCCGGCGGGACGAGGACATCCGGCGCCAGCAGGAAGAGCTGATGAGGCGGCAGCAGGAGGGCTACAAAGGAAACTTCCCCGATGt GAGAGAACAGGAGATGCGGATGAGCCAGCTGGGCATGGGAGGTAggaccccgtccccccgcccccgggggcctcctcctcctcctcctcctcctggacccCGGCGGGCTCGCACCTGCACAGGCCAgcgccctccgccgccgccgccgccggctgccctcctctctgcccatccCGCCTGGAAGAGGAGCCCTGGAGCCGCATGCGGGGGACCTGGGCCGAG GCGGCATGGGCATGAACAGCCGAGGAGCCGTGGGCGGCGCCAACGTGGCCGCCGGGGCCCCCAACGCCCCCGGCCCCATGATGCCCGACGGAGCCATGGGGATG ACCCCGCCGCCCAACGAGCGCTTCGGCCAGGGCGGGGCCATGGAAGGCATCGGGGCCGATGGGCGCCGGCACCCGGGCTTCGGGCCGCGGAGCCCCGCCAGGGACTTTGA
- the NONO gene encoding non-POU domain-containing octamer-binding protein isoform X2, protein MQGGKGFNPEKQNHAPRKLHHQPPMPANGQQANSQKRLCTLFPSDEGLTVDLKNFRKPGEKTFTQRSRLFVGNLPPDITEEEMRKLFEKYGKAGEVFIHKDKGFGFIRLETRTLAEIAKVELDNMPLRGKQLRVRFACHSASLTVRNLPQFVSNELLEEAFSVFGQVERAVVIVDDRGRPSGKGIVEFSGKPAARKALDRCSEGSFLLTSFPRPVTVEPMDQLDDEEGLPEKLVIKNQQFHKEREQPPRFAQPGSFEYEYAMRWKALIEMEKQQQDQVDRNIKEAREKLEMEMETARHEHQVMLMRQDLMRRQEELRRMEELHNQEVQKRKQLELRQEEERRRRDEDIRRQQEELMRRQQEGYKGNFPDVREQEMRMSQLGMGGGMGMNSRGAVGGANVAAGAPNAPGPMMPDGAMGMTPPPNERFGQGGAMEGIGADGRRHPGFGPRSPARDFDPKRRRY, encoded by the exons CTGACCGTGGACCTGAAGAACTTCCGGAAGCCGGGGGAGAAGACCTTCACCCAGCGCAGCCGCCTCTTCGTCGGCAACCTGCCGCCGGACATCACGGAGGAGGAGATGCGCAAGCTCTTCGAGAAGTACGGCAAGGCCGGCGAGGTCTTCATCCACAAGGACAAGGGCTTCGGCTTCATCCGCCTG gagACGCGGACGCTGGCGGAGATCGCCAAGGTGGAGCTGGACAACATGCCGCTGCGCGGCAAGCAGCTGCGGGTGCGCTTCGCCTGCCACAGCGCCTCGCTCACCGTGCGGAACCTGCCCCAGTTCGTGTCCAACGAGCTGCTGGAGGAGGCCTTCTCCGTCTTCGGCCAGGTGGAGCGCGCCGTGGTCATCGTCGACGACCGCGGCCGGCCCTCGGGGAAGGGCATCGTCGAGTTCTCCGGCAAGCCCGCCGCCCGCAAGGCCCTCGACCGCTGCAGCGAGGGCTCCTTCCTGCTCACCTC gTTCCCCCGGCCGGTGACGGTGGAGCCGATGGACCAGCTGGACGATGAGGAGGGGCTGCCCGAGAAGCTGGTCATAAAGAACCAACAGTTTCACAA GGAGCGAGAGCAGCCGCCCCGCTTCGCCCAGCCCGGCTCGTTCGAGTACGAGTACGCCATGCGCTGGAAGGCGCTGAtcgagatggagaagcagcagcaggaccaGGTGGACCGGAACATCAAGGAGGCCCGCGagaagctggagatggagatggagacggCCCGCCACGAGCACCAGGTCATGCTCATGCGGCAGG ACCTGATGAGGCGCCAGGAGGAGCTGAGACGGATGGAGGAGCTGCACAACCAGGAGGTGCAGAAGCGCAAACAGCTGGAGCTCAG gcaggaggaggagcgccGCCGGCGGGACGAGGACATCCGGCGCCAGCAGGAAGAGCTGATGAGGCGGCAGCAGGAGGGCTACAAAGGAAACTTCCCCGATGt GAGAGAACAGGAGATGCGGATGAGCCAGCTGGGCATGGGAG GCGGCATGGGCATGAACAGCCGAGGAGCCGTGGGCGGCGCCAACGTGGCCGCCGGGGCCCCCAACGCCCCCGGCCCCATGATGCCCGACGGAGCCATGGGGATG ACCCCGCCGCCCAACGAGCGCTTCGGCCAGGGCGGGGCCATGGAAGGCATCGGGGCCGATGGGCGCCGGCACCCGGGCTTCGGGCCGCGGAGCCCCGCCAGGGACTTTGACCCCAAGCGCCGCCGATACTAG
- the LOC100088508 gene encoding rho-related GTP-binding protein RhoG-like, protein MQTIKCVVVGDGAVGKTCLLISYTTNAFPEEYIPTVFDNYSAQLSVDGRPVSLNLWDTAGQEEYDRLRTLSYPQTNVFVICFSIASPSSYANVRHKWHPEVAHHCPDVPVLLVGTKSDLRRDSETVRRLKEQSLAPTTPQQGAALAKQVGAVRYLECSALAQDGVREVFAEAVRAVLDPPAKRSAKKCVLL, encoded by the coding sequence ATGCAGACGATCAAGTGCGTGGTGGTGGGCGACGGGGCGGTGGGCAAGACGTGCCTGCTGATCAGCTACACGACCAACGCGTTCCCCGAGGAGTACATCCCCACGGTGTTCGACAACTACAGCGCGCAGCTGTCGGTGGACGGCCGGCCGGTCAGCCTCAACCTGTGGGACACGGCCGGCCAGGAGGAGTACGACCGCCTGCGGACCCTCTCCTACCCGCAGACCAACGTCTTCGTCATCTGCTTCTCCATCGCCAGCCCCTCCTCCTACGCCAACGTGCGGCACAAGTGGCACCCGGAGGTGGCCCACCACTGCCCCGACGTGCCCGTCCTGCTGGTGGGCACCAAGAGCGACCTGCGCCGGGACTCGGAGACGGTCAGGCGGCTCAAGGAGCAGAGCCTGGCGCCCACCACGCCCCAGCAGGGCGCCGCCCTGGCCAAGCAGGTGGGCGCCGTCCGCTACCTGGAGTGCTCGGCCCTGGCCCAGGACGGCGTGAGGGAGGTGTTCGCCGAGGCCGTCCGGGCCGTGCTCGACCCGCCGGCCAAGAGGAGCGCCAAGAAGTGCGTCCTCTTGTAG